tgtcattttaTCATTTTCGTGGTCCTCTTACTAATATTGGGAAACCGTCTATTGCCCTCTTTACTACTCGATCtcaaattaaaagtaaaaaacataaactaaagataaaaaaataaagaggTGGACTAATAAGAGTTCATTCAAAGATATTCTTTCAAGTTTGATTTTCAAAGTTGAAAGAATATCTTTGAATGAAGTTATTTCATTAAATAGTTGTTTACCGTATATATCTTTCACAATACTTTCTTCCTCCTGCTAGTTTAACTTAATATCTCTTAAGTCCATGCAAGCAAAATAGCTAAATTGAATAGCAGTACTAAATAATTTACACGTAAAACCAAAAATACGATTAAGGTATATGGAATAAGTGATCCACGCGCAATTAATTTTCTCCCCGTTCACTAAAGTTTTGTTATAATATGAACAGATAAATTTTCTGCTATCCTCATCGACcggaaatttaaaatttgttattttttgagACCATGTTCTATTAataaatcaatatattttttCGTTAAAATTTTAGGCCAAGTACCTGTATTATCTAGTGTCATTTGTGCAGAATTCTCTTCAATTTCGTTTTTATCTTCACATTCGGATTCAGTGCGAATGGAATTGTTTGATGACGATGATGATAAGCCTGCCATTTCATCTCTTCAACAGGTGCGAAATCCATTGATTTAGTACTTGTATCGTCATTAGTACTTGTTGTAAAGGTAAATGGTTGTAAATAATTAAATGCctcattttgaattaatttttttttgttgaggCTCAGTTTTCTCCCGCCCCCGCTTGTTTAGAAATTTCTTCTGTTCTTCGATTCTTCTCCTTTTTAAAAAACGCGTCTACTGTATTTTAGTGTTTCTGAAGTATATCTGGAAaaaaggtaaaaagaacgatTAAGTATACATTAACGATGAAATTAACAAACATTTTTTcagaataattaatatttaaatgggaataagccacaattaaaggttaaagtacgtttattgacgtttcaatttctacttcggaaatcgttctcaaaatacaaacattagtaaattattaattaattattataaataataatttataattattatttaataattaaggtaCACCGGGGTAAGAGGAACCTAGAAAATCAGTAATTTCTGTTTAAGGCCTTCtaaaaaatttagttttatatCCACTCTATTAGGTTACCGATAGGTAAGACTTACACCATTTTCTAATACGAATGCGgtgttaaaacataaaaaaaactttaaagaatttttttttaacaaaaaaattaatcatGTGACATGGTTTCCACTTGCCCCACATTTTCTACATGGCAAGGGGCAAGTGGAAACCTATCCGAATTTATGTATTGAATTCAATGCAAATCATTCTGGAGCaagtagaaataataaaaaaccatttCTGAATACATTTgtaatgaaagttttaaaaaatatggttATTAGCGAACATTATAGTGATTTAGAGAAATAGGAAACGAAATTAAAGTTTCTTGCCTTTTTGTAAGTTGGGAAAAACTTAATGGTTTTGGCAATACAAATTCAATTTGGAACTTAAACGTGACTGATGTGTCTGGTACGTTAGGAAAATAATATTTTCCGCCATTTTTTATGCATTTCGAAAGCAACTAAGGTCTTGTTGTATCTTCATTTTTGCTAAATAGTCAGTGTGTGTTATGATCTCAGCGCCAGAACAGACTTTCTTACGCTTTTGCTGCTTTGATGGGGATTGTTTGACATGTTCGAGTAAAATAGATTCGAAGGAACTTCTTTCAGGAAGCCTTTTTAATGCATGATTCTGATTATCATTTTGAGGATACTGTTTGTCTTCTAACACAATACTTCTTCTTGTTGAGAGTTATCACCAGGGTCATTCATATTTCTCACTAATGATGCCTCCTTAGAGTTATGATATTGAAGCCTCAGGTTCAAATTTTTTAACAGAAATCGCTGTATTACAGAATGGATAAATACCGGCTTTACAAAACCCACTTCAAATATGGTTTAAACTCAGCTCCTTTAATACTTGTGAAATTATAGATGAAAATATGGATTTCGGTAACTTTGTACCGTAATTTCTTCTTTGCCACTTTATACGAGCTTCATCGTACATTTGTTTTAAAGGCTTGAACACAGCCAAATCCATTGGCTGTAGGAGATGGCTAGTATGAGGCAgtagttttaaaatgtttatgtcTTCCCTTAAAGCAGTTTCTATAAGGGCAATTGATGTGTGTGAAGAGTGGCCGTCATAGATCAGAACAACGGGTCTATCTTTAGGAATATTCGGAAGGAACGTATGTtcaatataattagaaaatgttTCCGTTTTCATCCATCCGTTTATTGTTGCTCCATATGTAATTCCTGGATACTCGTCATCTTTTTTTGCTAGCCATGTATCCCAAAGATTTTTTCCTTTCAAAATAATAAGGGGTGGTAATTTTTCTTCTGTAGTATTACCACTAGGATCTAGGCAGAAACTGGTTTCATCTAGATTATAAATGCTCTCAGGGGGTATATTCAAAGTGATTTCTTTCACC
The genomic region above belongs to Diabrotica undecimpunctata isolate CICGRU chromosome 8, icDiaUnde3, whole genome shotgun sequence and contains:
- the LOC140448862 gene encoding uncharacterized protein; this encodes MIYTKYFYLVKEITLNIPPESIYNLDETSFCLDPSGNTTEEKLPPLIILKGKNLWDTWLAKKDDEYPGITYGATINGWMKTETFSNYIEHTFLPNIPKDRPVVLIYDGHSSHTSIALIETALREDINILKLLPHTSHLLQPMDLAVFKPLKQMYDEARIKWQRRNYGTKLPKSIFSSIISQVLKELSLNHI